The following coding sequences are from one Coffea arabica cultivar ET-39 chromosome 11e, Coffea Arabica ET-39 HiFi, whole genome shotgun sequence window:
- the LOC140021629 gene encoding replication protein A 70 kDa DNA-binding subunit D-like gives MYQTKSIPVLSYYRVSLTRLLLLIVYINQFYFNRYILLTRRDYQTASCAFESLLFDLSSIDMEKKCVLIPELTDTNSNWFAKLIVIEKSAIRYSKEDGRPYQKLVFADAMRNTIQATIFERDIQDIEPILQLYSTYYIGNAWITKISIPFYLASSPYQMTISKRTFIQAVSAQDALPSDYCYELTSFTQLHNYIGDYSARINILCAVVHALPPRLVPRGKRYVPIQEFAVVNEEKQPMTFTMWEEFLSVEGSQLKAMVPQQPIILLARPKVNSYHTISLGTQATTIILFNPEIPQATALRNWMKENSCYIQTIIKERLYEKTNQIIHPPTAAQLREIATIPTMAEHTRPFWIKAQIRISITNTRFYYLSCPKPDCSKPTGADIDTEFKCFYCHITYQKPLPRLRFEIQLFDGTSILSALIEDKYAESLLQMPAEQIINMQKIHEHINIQQINNNLQDTHFYVQLRNTIRPSDILQPARYSVVAYLAIPPTSNTTHLTPDNTNPQIATATNLASPSTSQKPTHQPPIDTINDEQIASTKQEAIRKYPSEAAEEASNKRAKP, from the exons ATGTATCAGACCAAATCCATACCAGTTTTAAGTTACTATCGCGTATCACTCACTCGACTACTCTTACTCATTGTATATATAAATCAATTCTATTTCAATAGATACATCTTATTAACTCGCAGAGACTATCAAACTGCTTCTTGTGCTTTTGAATCTTTGCTCTTCGATCTATCCAG TATCGACATGGAAAAAAAATGCGTTCTAATACCAGAGTTGACAGATACAAATTCCAATTGGTTTGCTAAGCTCATCGTGATAGAAAAGAGCGCAATTCGTTATAGCAAAGAAGATGGAAGGCCATACCAGAAATTAGTGTTTGCTGATGCTATG AGAAACACCATCCAAGCAACTATTTTCGAAAGAGACATTCAAGATATCGAGCCAATTCTTCAGCTTTATTCCACCTACTACATCGGCAATGCTTGGATCACAAAAATAAGCATCCCATTTTATCTTGCATCTTCACCATATCAGATGACAATCTCTAAAAGAACATTTATTCAAGCTGTTTCAGCACAGGATGCACTGCCCTCTGATTATTGCTATGAACTAACATCCTTTACACAGCTGCATAATTACATTGGCGATTATTCAGCAAGAATAA ATATCCTCTGTGCTGTCGTGCATGCACTGCCTCCTCGCTTAGTGCCAAGAGGAAAACGATATGTGCCAATCCAAGAATTTGCTGTTGTCAATGAAGA AAAACAACCGATGACTTTTACAATGTGGGAAGAATTCTTATCTGTGGAAGGATCGCAGTTAAAAGCCATGGTACCTCAGCAGCCTATCATCTTATTGGCTAGACCAAAAGTGAACTCCTATCACA CAATTTCTTTGGGAACCCAGGCAACCACTATCATATTGTTCAATCCAGAAATCCCCCAAGCTACAGCTCTGAGAAACTG GATGAAGGAAAATAGCTGCTACATACAAACAATAATCAAGGAAAGGCTATATgaaaaaacaaatcaaattatcCATCCACCAACTGCTGCACAACTACGAGAAATAGCAACAATTCCCACGATGGCTGAACAT ACCAGGCCATTTTGGATAAAAGCTCAGATTCGTATCTCAATAACAAACACGCGCTTTTACTACTTGAGTTGTCCAAAGCCTGATTGCTCAAAACCAACAGGAGCTGATATTGATACAGAATTCAAATGTTTTTACTGCCATATCACTTACCAAAAACCATTACCCAG GCTTCGTTTTGAAATTCAGCTCTTTGACGGCACAAGCATTTTatcagcattaattgaagacaAATATGCAGAGTCTCTTCTTCAAATGCCGGCCGAACAAATCATCAATATGCAAAAGATACATGAGCATATCAACATCCAACAAATCAATAATAACTTACAAGATACCCACTTCTATGTCCAGTTACGAAATACTATTCGACCATCAGATATACTTCAGCCCGCACGATACAGTGTTGTTGCTTATCTAGCAATCCCTCCTACCTCAAACACTACTCATCTAACTCCTGATAACACTAATCCTCAGATTGCAACTGCGACCAACTTGGCCAGCCCAAGCACATCCCAAAAACCTACACATCAGCCACCAATCGATACCATCAACGATGAACAAATTGCCTCAACTAAGCAAGAAGCAATACGAAAATACCCCTCTGAGGCAGCTGAGGAAGCCAGCAACAAACGTGCAAAGCCATAA
- the LOC113718463 gene encoding replication protein A 70 kDa DNA-binding subunit B-like translates to MESQCVSVLALNDRVRGWIAKLVVVEKSRFQRVRNCSRMFFRVVFADASGDTIQGVTYLSDLDAMDCALELHGTYYIQNATIQRLRSQRMQIGMVPYEIVISHNTVINRVSPEHVLSVENFYELTRFCDLDSLTANPDARITLLGVVVYAGPATFYAIGDRHVCLQEFIILNEERIPIVFSVWDDYFDSDGMHLVELVGEQPIVMICRPRISRLHGLSIGTQAITIIMYNPNLFVAHQLRHWYDTFVGDAGF, encoded by the exons ATGGAGTCGCAGTGTGTTAGTGTTCTTGCATTGAATGATCGAGTTCGAGGATGGATTGCTAAATTAGTTGTTGTAGAAAAGAGTAGATTTCAGCGAGTACGGAATTGCAGCCGAATGTTTTTCCGAGTTGTTTTTGCCGATGCTTCT ggCGATACAATTCAAGGAGTGACATATTTATCTGATCTGGATGCTATGGACTGTGCATTGGAGTTGCATGGAACATATTATATTCAAAATGCTACTATACAGCGTTTGCGTAGTCAACGAATGCAGATTGGGATGGTTCCATACGAGATTGTTATATCACATAATACTGTGATTAATCGCGTTTCACCTGAGCATGTGCTATCGGTTGAAAATTTCTATGAGTTAACTCGTTTTTGCGATTTGGATTCTTTAACAGCTAATCCAGATGCAAGAATAA CTTTGCTTGGAGTAGTTGTTTATGCTGGTCCGGCAACATTTTATGCCATTGGAGATAGACATGTTTGTTTGCAAgagtttattattttgaatgaaGA GAGGATACCAATAGTGTTTTCAGTATGGGATGATTATTTTGACAGTGATGGTATGCATTTAGTTGAACTCGTTGGCGAGCAACCAATTGTTATGATTTGTCGTCCGCGTATCAGTCGTCTTCATG GTCTTTCTATCGGAACTCAGGCAATTACAATTATTATGTATAATCCTAATTTGTTTGTGGCTCATCAGCTAAGGCATTGGTATGATACATTTGTTGGCGATGCTGGCTTTTGA
- the LOC113718464 gene encoding uncharacterized protein, protein MHLVSSTTKLLKNFRDLGWDDFLVKVKLFCEQHQIDIPCMNAQYIARRGRSRSHYDEISVEHYYRVDIFLATIDYQLQELHSRFNDYTVELLILSTALDPRNGFMLFKIDDICKLAEKFYPNDFMEQELVRLRIELQHFELDIPNHPELQE, encoded by the coding sequence ATGCATCTTGTCTCAAGCACAACAAAGCTACTGAAGAATTTTCGAGATTTGGGATGGGATGATTTCTTGGTGAAAGTTAAATTATTTTGTGAGCAACATCAAATTGATATCCCATGTATGAATGCTCAATATATTGCAAGACGTGGTAGATCTCGAAGTCATTATGATGAGATTAGTGTGGAGCATTATTATCGAGTGGATATATTTCTTGCAACAATTGATTATCAATTGCAAGAGTTACATAGCAGGTTTAATGATTATACCGTGGAATTGCTTATTTTGAGCACTGCTTTAGATCCTAGAAATGGATTTATGCTGTTCAAGATTGATGATATTTGTAAACTTGCAGAGAAGTTCTATCCgaatgattttatggagcaagaaCTAGTACGTCTAAGAATAGAACTTCAACATTTTGAACTCGACATTCCAAATCATCCTGAATTGCAAGAATGA